One segment of Verrucomicrobiales bacterium DNA contains the following:
- a CDS encoding DUF1080 domain-containing protein, with protein MTAIYRILVILSLCATSAVISVGAPVALFDGRSFEGWEGETTQVWRIREGVIVGGSLEGNPRNEFLATRKSFQNFHLRFEYKLVGTEGFVNGGVQFRSKRIANPPNEMSGYQADIGAGYSGCLYDESRRNRMLAMADTNLVVSLEKPRDWNRYEVIARGPDIQLFLNGQRTATFVERAEGIDTQGLIALQIHGACKAEISFRNITLEELPASAERTPAEVLRRFGDGQPTLPLAPFPDGRFQLSSNETIVLVGQENLVREQKVGELEAQLASAFLDKAPRFRSMAWEADTVYEQWRDLNFGPWAGQIESVGATVVMAQFGQMEALDGVGRIAQFTAAYHRLLDQLATRTRRLVLIAPMPFEKPLASHAPDLTQRNADVAAYAAAVREIAKQRGAVFVDLPDALAKRVSRQRLTDDGVHLNAGGLREVAAAITRSLGAEPNASASLDPVRAAIVEKNRLWFDCWRPANWSFVYGDRMSQKFGQAAGSEPSLLQAFERQKPLVEQADARIHALVRNEPAKPLVLPRLPISSEEAKAIPPEEQLKTFTLAEGYEINLFASERDGVVKPTQFSWDEKGRLYVACSPTYPQTLASIPPTDFILVLEDSNGDGRADKSWKFAEGLTMVQGVEPGAGGVYVCDFDQLLHLRDTNGDGRADERQVVFSGFGIGDTHQLINSICHGPDGSLWFTQGLHAMSRVETPHGVARLDRAAVWRMRPRQLHLEGFFGGGMAGANCWGVAFDDFGQVFHKSGDRPQGYWTVPGMVRGASPSGSSSTTDANASYANTPEQYHSVGPLFDTSPKTTALDIVGTRALPDDIQGCALIGGYFGAVVELHQFEEAGSGFKTKQLPRLVKSSNSSFRPVDVSVGPDGAIYAADWFNPVIGHYQASYADPMRDRTHGRIWRVSAKGRASIKQPNLAAMKPAELLEQLRSPERWTRYQAKRLLFDAAREDVLPAAKTFVAHVPLNTPENEPLLLEVIGVFEAHETPYLELLQRLLNAKDARVRAYGTRVAGMWADRLPESLTLLRERVQDENPRVRLESVVAASYVPKAEAVEIIAAAVDLPRDPFLDYAIRQSARASQSRWAAAFTSGQLKFGGAPQTDYLTRLLGTPPKQASPGERLYEMACLPCHQPEGKGLPGVYPPLIGSEWVKGDPSRLIKIVLHGLSGPLKVAGQSFGGPGAVPMPSMGGLTNEQLADVLTFVRGTFGANASAVTAAQVEAVRTATRQRETPWTVQELLE; from the coding sequence CAGTTCCGCAGCAAGCGCATCGCCAATCCGCCAAACGAAATGTCCGGTTACCAGGCGGATATCGGCGCGGGCTACTCGGGCTGTCTCTACGACGAGTCACGCCGCAACAGGATGCTAGCGATGGCGGATACGAATCTCGTAGTGAGCTTGGAGAAGCCCCGCGACTGGAATCGCTATGAAGTTATCGCTCGCGGCCCGGACATCCAGCTCTTCCTCAACGGCCAGCGCACGGCGACCTTTGTTGAACGCGCGGAAGGCATCGACACACAGGGCCTGATCGCCCTGCAGATCCACGGAGCCTGCAAGGCGGAGATTTCGTTTCGCAATATCACTCTCGAGGAGTTGCCCGCTTCTGCGGAGCGCACTCCAGCCGAGGTTCTGCGGCGGTTCGGCGACGGGCAGCCGACCTTGCCCCTCGCACCCTTCCCGGACGGCAGGTTTCAGCTGAGCTCTAACGAAACGATCGTGCTGGTAGGCCAGGAAAACCTGGTGCGTGAACAGAAAGTGGGGGAGTTGGAGGCCCAACTGGCATCGGCGTTCCTCGATAAGGCGCCGCGCTTTCGCTCCATGGCGTGGGAGGCTGACACTGTCTACGAGCAATGGCGTGATTTGAACTTCGGCCCTTGGGCCGGGCAGATCGAGTCGGTTGGGGCGACCGTCGTGATGGCTCAATTTGGGCAGATGGAGGCGCTGGATGGAGTGGGACGGATCGCGCAGTTCACGGCGGCCTACCATCGCCTTTTGGACCAGTTGGCCACGCGAACACGGCGACTGGTTCTGATCGCTCCCATGCCCTTTGAGAAGCCGCTTGCCTCCCACGCGCCCGACCTCACTCAGCGCAATGCAGATGTGGCCGCCTATGCGGCGGCGGTGCGGGAGATCGCCAAGCAGCGCGGAGCCGTGTTTGTGGATCTTCCCGACGCTCTGGCGAAGCGCGTCTCACGACAGCGCCTGACCGACGATGGAGTTCATTTGAACGCGGGTGGTCTGCGCGAGGTTGCCGCCGCCATCACCCGCAGTCTGGGGGCGGAGCCCAACGCATCCGCCTCCCTCGACCCGGTGCGAGCCGCCATTGTGGAGAAGAACCGTCTGTGGTTCGATTGCTGGCGTCCGGCCAATTGGTCGTTCGTCTATGGAGACCGGATGAGTCAGAAATTTGGGCAAGCTGCCGGATCGGAACCTTCCCTGCTGCAAGCTTTCGAGCGACAGAAACCGCTCGTGGAACAAGCGGACGCTCGGATCCATGCCCTGGTTCGCAATGAGCCGGCTAAGCCACTCGTTTTACCCAGACTGCCGATCTCTTCCGAGGAGGCGAAGGCGATTCCACCCGAGGAACAGCTCAAGACCTTTACCCTGGCCGAAGGCTATGAGATCAATCTCTTCGCTTCGGAGCGTGACGGCGTGGTGAAACCTACCCAGTTCTCCTGGGATGAGAAGGGGCGCCTGTATGTTGCCTGTTCACCCACCTATCCCCAAACGCTCGCGAGCATTCCCCCGACGGACTTCATTCTCGTGCTCGAGGACAGCAATGGCGACGGCCGGGCCGACAAGTCGTGGAAATTCGCCGAAGGGCTGACCATGGTTCAGGGCGTGGAACCGGGCGCGGGAGGCGTGTACGTCTGCGATTTTGATCAGCTCCTTCATTTGCGCGATACGAACGGCGACGGCAGAGCCGACGAACGGCAGGTTGTGTTCTCGGGCTTTGGCATCGGCGACACACATCAGCTCATCAACAGCATCTGCCACGGCCCGGATGGTAGCCTGTGGTTCACGCAAGGGCTTCACGCGATGTCGCGTGTGGAAACCCCGCATGGTGTAGCGCGGTTGGATCGCGCGGCAGTCTGGAGGATGCGTCCGCGTCAGCTTCACCTCGAGGGCTTTTTCGGCGGCGGGATGGCCGGGGCCAATTGCTGGGGCGTGGCCTTCGATGATTTTGGTCAAGTCTTTCACAAGTCCGGTGATCGGCCGCAAGGCTATTGGACGGTGCCCGGCATGGTCCGCGGGGCCAGTCCGAGCGGCAGTAGTTCGACGACCGACGCGAATGCCTCCTATGCCAACACGCCGGAGCAATACCACTCGGTGGGCCCGCTCTTCGACACCTCCCCGAAGACGACTGCACTCGACATTGTCGGTACACGCGCGTTGCCCGACGACATCCAGGGCTGCGCTCTGATTGGTGGATACTTTGGCGCGGTGGTGGAGCTGCATCAGTTTGAGGAGGCCGGCTCCGGGTTCAAAACCAAGCAGCTGCCGCGGCTCGTGAAATCATCCAACAGCTCGTTTCGTCCGGTGGATGTGAGCGTCGGACCCGACGGTGCCATCTATGCGGCCGACTGGTTTAACCCGGTCATCGGGCACTACCAGGCCAGCTATGCGGACCCGATGCGCGATCGCACCCATGGCCGTATCTGGCGCGTTAGCGCGAAAGGCCGGGCCTCGATCAAGCAACCCAATCTTGCTGCGATGAAGCCGGCCGAACTTCTCGAACAGCTTCGTTCGCCGGAACGCTGGACTCGGTATCAGGCCAAGCGACTGCTTTTCGATGCGGCGAGGGAAGATGTGCTTCCTGCCGCGAAGACCTTCGTGGCGCATGTTCCACTCAACACACCCGAAAATGAGCCGCTACTGCTCGAGGTGATTGGCGTGTTCGAGGCCCATGAAACTCCTTACCTGGAATTGCTCCAGAGGCTCCTCAACGCGAAGGATGCGCGAGTCCGGGCCTACGGCACTCGCGTGGCCGGCATGTGGGCGGATCGTCTCCCAGAGTCCCTCACGCTGCTGCGCGAGCGCGTGCAGGATGAAAATCCAAGAGTGCGCTTGGAATCGGTCGTCGCGGCTAGCTATGTGCCCAAGGCGGAGGCTGTGGAGATCATCGCTGCGGCGGTGGATCTGCCACGTGACCCGTTCCTTGACTATGCCATTCGCCAGAGCGCTCGAGCATCCCAATCCCGCTGGGCGGCAGCCTTCACCTCAGGGCAGTTGAAATTTGGCGGTGCCCCGCAAACAGACTATTTGACCCGGCTCCTGGGGACGCCTCCGAAGCAGGCCTCACCGGGCGAAAGGCTCTACGAGATGGCCTGTCTTCCATGCCATCAGCCGGAAGGCAAGGGCTTGCCCGGCGTGTACCCTCCCCTCATCGGAAGCGAGTGGGTCAAAGGTGATCCGTCCCGACTCATCAAGATCGTGCTTCATGGCCTGAGCGGGCCACTGAAGGTGGCAGGTCAATCTTTCGGTGGACCTGGCGCCGTCCCGATGCCATCGATGGGTGGCTTAACCAACGAGCAGCTCGCCGACGTGCTCACGTTCGTGCGTGGCACGTTTGGGGCGAATGCTTCGGCCGTGACGGCCGCTCAGGTTGAGGCTGTTCGCACGGCCACACGGCAGAGGGAAACGCCATGGACGGTTCAGGAACTGTTGGAGTGA